A portion of the Sphingobacterium spiritivorum genome contains these proteins:
- a CDS encoding acyl-CoA dehydrogenase family protein, giving the protein MKEVDYFQIDELLSEEQLMIRNTVREFVNKEIRPVVDEAAQQHNDIPGLMQKLGVIGALGPYIPQEYGGAGLDQLSYGLIMQELEAGDSAVRSAASVQSSLVMFPIYTYGSEEQRRKFLPKLATGELIGSFGLTEPNHGSDPGAMETRLSKDGDGYILNGAKMWITNAPVCDLAVVWARDDEGKVKGIIVERGMTGFTTPETHNKWSLRASKTGELIFEDVRIPQANILPEVSSMKGPLSCLNSARYGISWGVIGAAVDCYQTALRYSLERQQFGKPIASYQLQQKKLAEFLTEITKAQLLSWRLGVLKNEGKATPQQISMAKRNNVNMALQIARESRQMLGAMGIVGEFPIMRHMMNLESVITYEGTHDIHLLITGQDITGISAF; this is encoded by the coding sequence ATGAAAGAGGTCGATTATTTTCAGATAGACGAGTTACTGTCAGAAGAGCAGCTCATGATACGCAATACTGTTCGCGAATTTGTGAACAAGGAGATCCGCCCGGTCGTAGATGAGGCAGCACAGCAGCATAACGATATACCCGGCCTGATGCAAAAACTGGGCGTAATAGGTGCGCTCGGACCCTATATTCCACAAGAATACGGAGGAGCCGGACTGGATCAGCTTTCTTACGGACTGATTATGCAGGAGTTGGAAGCCGGAGATTCGGCTGTCCGCTCTGCTGCTTCTGTGCAGTCTTCTCTGGTTATGTTTCCGATCTACACCTATGGAAGCGAGGAACAGAGGCGTAAATTTCTGCCAAAACTTGCCACCGGAGAACTGATTGGAAGTTTTGGACTCACGGAGCCCAACCATGGTTCTGACCCCGGAGCAATGGAAACCCGTCTGTCCAAAGACGGGGACGGGTATATACTCAATGGAGCCAAGATGTGGATCACCAATGCTCCTGTGTGTGATCTGGCAGTCGTATGGGCACGGGATGATGAAGGAAAGGTAAAGGGCATTATTGTAGAAAGGGGGATGACTGGTTTTACCACACCCGAGACGCATAATAAATGGTCGCTGCGGGCTTCGAAGACAGGAGAGCTTATATTTGAAGATGTACGTATACCGCAAGCCAACATACTTCCCGAAGTCAGTTCTATGAAAGGGCCTTTGTCCTGTCTCAATTCAGCGCGTTACGGCATATCATGGGGAGTCATAGGTGCAGCAGTAGATTGCTATCAGACTGCTCTTCGCTATAGTCTGGAGCGACAACAATTCGGAAAACCTATTGCATCTTATCAGTTGCAACAAAAGAAACTGGCGGAATTCTTAACTGAAATTACAAAAGCACAGTTGCTGAGCTGGAGATTGGGTGTACTTAAGAATGAAGGAAAAGCGACCCCGCAACAAATATCTATGGCCAAACGTAATAATGTGAATATGGCACTGCAGATCGCCAGAGAATCCAGGCAGATGCTTGGAGCAATGGGCATCGTGGGTGAATTCCCGATCATGAGACATATGATGAATCTGGAGTCAGTTATTACCTATGAGGGCACACATGATATCCATCTGTTGATAACAGGGCAGGATATAACCGGGATCAGTGCTTTCTGA